The Sphingopyxis fribergensis genome contains a region encoding:
- the feoB gene encoding ferrous iron transporter B, which yields MTAAIPSIALVGNPNAGKSSLFNALTGARQKIANYPGVTVERKAGHASFADGRPISLIDLPGTYSLTPASLDEAVTRDVILGKQTGETRPDALIIVVDAANLDNHLCFALELLALGLPTVVALNMLDLATRDGLTLDAERLSKELGVPVVPTVAVRKRGLSELLAAVDGAIQSHQPRAAVAAPANDVSLHERARTIARVATVDETPVRRWTQRVDNVLLHPVGGLIILVALMFVMFQAVFSWATPFADALEGVIGVIQTWVVGTFPDNFLRGLVVEGLLAGVGAVVVFLPQILILFLFILLLEASGYMTRAAFLMDGLMGKVGLSGRGFIPLLSSFACAVPGIMATRSIPDEKDRLTTILIAPLMTCSARMPVYTLIIGAFIPAQNVGGTPIGLQGLVLFGLFISGIVGALLVAYALRRSVTKGNATGFMMEMPRYQWPRLNDIAIALWQRGWIFLRRAGTIIAATTVVLWLLLTFPQAPAGQSQVEYSAGGRIASALEVVVKPIGFNHDIALALIPAMAAREVAVSAMATANAIDAEGDEDAMAEALGDRIAGRWSIATALAFLAWFVFAPQCISTIAITRRETNGWKWPMFMVGYLFLLAYAAAGITYWTAVAFGLG from the coding sequence ATGACCGCCGCCATTCCCTCGATCGCGCTCGTCGGCAATCCCAATGCCGGCAAATCGAGCCTGTTCAACGCGCTGACCGGCGCGCGGCAAAAAATCGCCAATTATCCCGGCGTCACCGTTGAACGGAAGGCGGGGCATGCGAGCTTCGCCGATGGCCGACCGATCTCGCTGATCGACCTGCCCGGCACCTACAGCCTGACCCCCGCGAGCCTCGACGAGGCGGTGACGCGCGACGTGATCCTCGGCAAACAGACGGGCGAGACGCGCCCCGACGCGCTGATTATCGTCGTCGATGCCGCAAACCTCGACAATCATCTTTGTTTCGCGCTCGAACTGCTGGCGCTCGGTTTGCCGACGGTGGTCGCGCTCAACATGCTCGACCTCGCCACACGCGACGGGCTGACGCTCGACGCCGAACGCCTGTCGAAAGAACTGGGCGTGCCGGTGGTGCCGACGGTGGCGGTGCGCAAGCGCGGGCTCAGCGAACTGCTTGCCGCAGTCGACGGCGCGATCCAGTCGCACCAGCCGCGCGCCGCTGTCGCCGCGCCCGCCAACGACGTCTCGCTACATGAGCGCGCCCGCACGATCGCGCGCGTCGCGACGGTCGACGAAACCCCCGTGCGCCGCTGGACCCAGCGCGTTGACAATGTCCTGCTCCACCCGGTCGGCGGCCTGATCATTCTCGTCGCGTTGATGTTCGTGATGTTCCAGGCGGTCTTTTCGTGGGCGACGCCGTTCGCCGACGCGCTCGAAGGCGTGATCGGCGTAATCCAGACATGGGTCGTCGGCACCTTCCCCGACAATTTCCTGCGCGGGCTGGTAGTCGAGGGGCTGCTCGCGGGCGTCGGCGCGGTCGTCGTCTTCCTGCCGCAGATCCTGATCCTCTTCCTCTTCATCCTGCTACTCGAGGCGTCGGGCTATATGACGCGTGCGGCCTTTCTGATGGACGGGCTGATGGGCAAGGTTGGCCTCTCGGGGCGCGGCTTCATCCCGCTGCTGTCGAGTTTCGCCTGCGCTGTCCCCGGCATTATGGCGACGCGCTCGATCCCCGACGAAAAGGACCGGCTGACGACGATCCTGATCGCGCCGCTGATGACCTGTTCGGCGCGCATGCCCGTCTATACGCTGATCATCGGCGCCTTCATCCCGGCGCAAAATGTCGGCGGGACGCCGATCGGGCTCCAGGGACTCGTGCTGTTCGGATTGTTCATCAGCGGCATCGTCGGCGCGTTGCTTGTCGCCTATGCGCTCCGCCGATCGGTGACCAAGGGCAATGCCACAGGCTTCATGATGGAAATGCCGCGTTATCAGTGGCCGCGGCTGAACGATATCGCGATCGCGCTGTGGCAGCGCGGGTGGATTTTCCTCCGCCGCGCCGGCACGATCATCGCCGCGACGACGGTCGTCCTATGGCTGCTGCTGACCTTTCCGCAGGCACCCGCTGGCCAGAGCCAGGTCGAATATAGCGCCGGCGGCCGGATCGCGAGCGCGCTCGAGGTGGTCGTCAAGCCGATCGGTTTCAACCACGACATCGCGCTTGCGCTGATCCCCGCGATGGCGGCGCGCGAGGTTGCGGTGTCGGCGATGGCGACCGCGAACGCAATCGACGCGGAGGGCGACGAGGATGCGATGGCCGAGGCGCTCGGAGACCGCATTGCTGGCCGTTGGAGCATCGCGACCGCGCTCGCCTTCCTCGCCTGGTTCGTCTTTGCCCCGCAGTGCATTTCGACGATCGCGATCACGCGGCGCGAGACCAATGGATGGAAATGGCCGATGTTCATGGTTGGCTATTTGTTCTTGCTCGCCTATGCCGCTGCCGGAATCACTTACTGGACAGCCGTCGCCTTTGGACTAGGCTGA
- a CDS encoding DMT family transporter produces the protein MTAKMDSIDEVSTAANRWAFAALIGGNVALSLGAMLVRMADTGPTASAFWRMTLALPLLLIFAWRETGGRAPPRPAVLVAAMAGIFFALDLAAWHFGILQTKVANATLFGNCASLLLVIWGVILARRLPRGWQAAAIWLAFAGSALLMGQSYELSPDYLVGDLFSLFAGVLYTGYVILMQRVRGTLAPWTALAIASTVCVPILLGAALALGETIMPQNWTPLILLALTSQIVGQGLMIWSLPRFSPLVIGLTLLVQPAVAALSGWIGFGETLSAIDIFGGMMVGAALVLIRLPNRAARPI, from the coding sequence ATGACAGCGAAGATGGATAGTATCGACGAGGTATCGACCGCGGCCAATCGCTGGGCATTCGCCGCGCTGATCGGCGGCAATGTTGCGCTCTCGCTCGGCGCAATGCTCGTCCGCATGGCCGATACGGGTCCGACCGCCTCGGCTTTCTGGCGGATGACGCTCGCGCTGCCGTTGCTGCTGATCTTCGCGTGGCGTGAAACCGGCGGACGGGCGCCACCGCGCCCCGCGGTGCTGGTCGCCGCAATGGCGGGCATCTTCTTTGCGCTCGACCTCGCCGCCTGGCATTTCGGCATCCTCCAGACCAAGGTCGCCAACGCGACGCTGTTCGGCAATTGCGCCAGCCTGCTGCTCGTCATCTGGGGGGTTATCCTGGCACGCCGGTTGCCGCGCGGATGGCAGGCGGCGGCCATATGGCTCGCCTTCGCCGGATCGGCGCTGCTCATGGGGCAGAGCTATGAATTGTCGCCCGACTACCTCGTCGGCGACCTGTTCAGCCTGTTCGCGGGGGTGCTCTATACAGGCTATGTCATCCTGATGCAGCGCGTCCGCGGCACGCTCGCGCCATGGACCGCGCTTGCCATCGCCTCAACGGTCTGCGTTCCCATCCTGCTCGGCGCCGCGCTGGCGCTGGGCGAAACGATAATGCCGCAAAACTGGACCCCGCTGATCCTGCTCGCGCTGACCAGCCAGATCGTCGGGCAGGGGCTGATGATCTGGTCGCTGCCGCGCTTCTCGCCGCTGGTGATCGGGCTGACCCTGCTGGTCCAGCCTGCGGTCGCCGCGCTCAGCGGCTGGATCGGGTTCGGCGAGACGCTTTCCGCCATCGATATTTTCGGCGGGATGATGGTCGGCGCGGCGCTGGTGCTGATCCGGTTGCCGAACCGCGCGGCGCGGCCTATCTGA
- a CDS encoding FeoA family protein, with protein sequence MIALLDKAPLGVAVRIARINWNAMSDDEGRRLREFGLMEGCEIMPLHRGSIFSRDPLALTIGRMKVIIRSNQAAAIEIEAITA encoded by the coding sequence ATGATAGCTTTGCTCGACAAGGCGCCATTGGGCGTCGCGGTGCGGATCGCCCGTATCAACTGGAATGCCATGTCCGACGACGAAGGCCGGCGCCTGCGCGAATTCGGCCTAATGGAGGGGTGCGAGATCATGCCGCTTCATCGCGGCAGCATTTTTTCGCGCGATCCGCTGGCGCTGACGATCGGCCGCATGAAGGTGATCATCCGCAGCAACCAGGCCGCGGCGATCGAAATCGAGGCGATTACCGCATGA
- a CDS encoding COQ9 family protein, translating to MASILPADPTLDEIRAALAPLIAASAAFDGFGDAALDDAAARVGVDADVARLAFPGGGRDMIDAWFADIDAAMEARWPAEKLAALKIRERITTLVETRIDLLAPNRESLRRALALLALPTNAPHAAKLGWRAADHMWRLAGDTATDYNHYSKRVILGAVYGSTMAVFLTDESEGFADTRAFLARRIDQVMRFESWKHRRASRSIERPSLARFVGRLRYPGR from the coding sequence ATGGCTTCAATCCTTCCCGCCGACCCGACCCTCGACGAGATTCGCGCTGCGCTGGCGCCGCTGATCGCCGCCTCGGCGGCGTTCGACGGCTTTGGCGACGCCGCGCTCGACGACGCCGCGGCGCGCGTCGGCGTCGATGCAGACGTCGCGCGGCTCGCCTTTCCCGGCGGCGGGCGCGACATGATCGACGCCTGGTTCGCCGACATCGACGCGGCGATGGAAGCGCGCTGGCCCGCCGAAAAACTCGCCGCGCTCAAGATTCGTGAACGCATCACGACGCTGGTCGAGACGCGCATCGATCTGCTCGCGCCGAACCGCGAATCGCTGCGCCGCGCGCTCGCGTTGCTCGCGCTCCCGACCAACGCGCCGCACGCCGCCAAACTCGGCTGGCGCGCCGCCGATCATATGTGGCGGCTCGCAGGCGACACCGCGACCGATTATAATCATTACAGCAAGCGCGTAATCCTTGGCGCCGTCTATGGCTCGACGATGGCGGTGTTCCTGACCGACGAAAGCGAGGGTTTCGCCGATACGCGCGCCTTCCTCGCGCGCCGGATCGACCAGGTGATGCGCTTCGAAAGCTGGAAACATCGCCGCGCGTCGCGCAGCATCGAACGCCCCAGCCTTGCGCGCTTCGTCGGGCGGCTACGCTATCCGGGGCGCTGA